Within the Achromobacter spanius genome, the region GCGCGTCAACCGGGACACTGCACGCCGGAAAGGCGAGACGGGTCGTAGGTTGGTATGCCCGCCGGCAACGTGGGTGTGCCAGTGGCGACTGTCAGCGCGCAGGCGTGCGCGCCCAGGACAATGCCACTGTCTTCAACGTCGTCGACTTTGAATACGTACTTCCAACGCATCGGCGCCGGCGCATAGAACAGCCCCGCGACCGCGATGTATTCCGCCTGCTTGGGGACTTTTTCCACGGTCTCGACACGCTGTCCCGGCGTGAGCGTGAGCTCGCGCGAACCCAGCACCGTTTCCCCCAGCGCGGTTTTCTCTTGCGCAGTGTCTATCAATTGCGTGAGCGGCGCACGTTGGAATTGCTCAGGATTCTTCAGGTAGTATATTTTTGTAACTACCGCCGTCGCTTGTCCGCTGCCGGCGTTCAAATTTTCTCCGGCGTGCACCGTCAATTTCACTTCCACGGGCGCGTTTTCCTGCTTTTTCAAGCCCGCCATCTCCATCGCATTCCCGGTCAAACCCGCCACCGCGCCGATGGCCGAAACGGCCGCACATCCAGTAATGGCGGTGCTTGCGAGCGTGCAGGCGGCCACTGCGAACAAACGTGATAAATGGATATGTTTGGACATGGCCCTTTATACCGGAAGTGTGTGAAGCAATACAGATGACTGCACGATGCGTGCAATTTCGACGCGCGTAACATGAAGACACGCGCTGTAGCGCTGTACTAACAAAAGGTTGATGAAATACGGCCCCTAGTTACAACCTTGCTAGGTGCTTAAAAAATGCCCTTTCCCCGCCTCGTCGTTGTCGCCGGCCTTATCGCTTTGATGGCCGGTTGTGCGTCGGTAAAACCGCAGTCGGAAGCGGAATACAAGCAGTCCATGGCCGCAGCGGAAAAGACGCTGGAGCAGAAGGGCGCGGACCAGGCCGTCGCGCAGTTTGAAGAGATTGCCCAGCGCAATCCGGCCAAGGGCGAGCCCTGGTCCTACATTGCGAAGATCCGTTTTGACGAACAGAAATATGGCCAGGCCATTGTTGCGGCCGATGAAACCCTAAGCCGCGACCCGCAGGATTTCGTGGCCAAGACCGTGCGTGCGGTAGGCGGCTTGCGCGTGGCGATGCAGTCGCTGGCTGATCTGCGCGCCGATGCGCTGCTGGCCGGCAATGCGCGTGCGGATGCCGTGGCGCTGGCCGCCGCCATGCGCGAAACGCTGGGGCAGGACGTGCTGTTTCCCGAAGGCCGTCGCCCGCCGCCGCGTCGCCAACAACAGCGCAAGGTAGAACCCGCCGCGCCCGCTGCCACCGCGCCTGCGGCTAGTGGCGCAGCGCCGGCTGCCGCAGCGCCGGCTGCCGCAGCGTCGGCTGCCGCAGCGTCGGCTGCCGCAGCGTCGGCTGCTTCGGCACCTGCTTCGGCCGCGCCTGCCGCAGCACCCACCGCAACCCCCGCCGCGCCCAAACCCGCTAATCCACCCGCCCCGCAGCCCAATCGCGCGCCGAATCCGTTCGGCGATCTGCTCACCAAGTAATTCGCCTCAGCGTGCGCCGCGGTCCGCGGCGCGCGCTGACCGACAGACAAGATCCTTTGCACGGAGCCTTCCATGGCCAAGAAAGAAAGCGTTCAGAAACGACTGCAGAAAGTCCGCCCGCCGCGTGTTCAGTTGACCTACGACGTGGAGAAGGGCGACGCCATCGAACAGAAGGAGCTTCCGTTCGTGGTCGGCGTGGTGGGTGACTTCAGCGCGCAATCCGAAGCCGAACTGCCGCGTTTGAAAGACCGCAAGTTCGTCAACATCGACGTCGATAATTTTGACGACGTGATGCGCGGGCTGGAGCCGCGCGCGGCGTACCGCGTCAAGAACAGCCTGACCGAAGAAGGCGGCACGTTTGGTGTCGACCTGAAGTTCCGTTCCATCGAGGATTTTCGTCCGGAAGCCGTGGTGCAGCAGGTGGACCCGCTGCGCGAACTGCTGGACATCCGCACCAAGCTGGCCGACCTGCGCAACAAGCTTGCCGGCAACGACAAGCTTGAAGACCTGCTGGGCGAAGTGCTGACCAGCACGGAAAAACTGCAACAGTTGACCAGCGAGACCGACAAGGGAGGCCGCAATGAGTAATTCCGCCGCCGCACAGAACGCCACCGCCGCCGCATCGGCCGACGCCCAGAGCGGCCTGCTGGACCAGATTGTCGAGCAGAGCCGCGTGGCCAAGTCTACCGCCGAGCACGACCGCGCCAAGGACATCATTGGCGAACTGGTGCGCGAAGTCATGAAGGGCACCGTGGTCGTCTCCGACAACCTGTCGGCCATGCTGGACGCCCGCGTGGCCGAGCTTGACCGCCTGATCTCGTCGCAACTCAGCGAAGTGATGCACGCGCCCGAATTCCAGAAGCTGGAAAGCACCTGGCGCGGCCTGCACTATCTGTGCCAAGAGACCGACACCAGCCCGATGCTGAAGATCAAGGTGCTGAACACCACCAAGCGCGATCTGGTTCGCGACTTCCAGACTGCGATCGACTTTGATCAAAGTCTGATGTTCAAGAAGGTCTACGAAGAAGAGTTCGGCACCTTCGGCGGCGCGCCGTTCGGCGCCTTGCTGGGCAACTTTGAAATCACGCGCCAGCCCGAAGACATGTACTTCATCGAGCAGATGTCGCACGTCGCAGCGGCGTCGCACGCGCCGTTCATCGCGTCGGCATCGCCGGAATTGCTGGGGCTGGACAGCTTTGCCGACCTGGGCCGCCCGCGCGACCTGGCCAAGGTGTTCGACACGGTGGAATACACCAAGTGGCGCAGCTTCCGCGATTCGGAAGACTCGCGCTACGTCGGTCTGACCATGCCGCGCTTCCTGGGCCGCCTGCCCTATGACCCGGTGGAAGGCACCACGGTTGAAGGCTTCAACTTCGTGGAAGACGTGGACGGCACCGACCATTCCAAGTACCTGTGGTGCAACGCCGCGTGGGCCTTCGGCGCCCGCCTGACGGCTGCGTTCGCGGACTTCGGCTGGTGCGCGGCGATCCGTGGCGTGGAAGGCGGCGGCCTGGTTGAAAACCTGCCCACCCACACGTTCAAGACGGACGACGGCGAAATCGCGCTGAAGTGCCCGACCGAAATCGCCATCACCGACCGTCGTGAAAAGGAACTGAGCGACCAGGGTCTGATCCCGCTGGTGCATTGCAAGAACTCGGACTACGCGGCCTTCTTCGGCGCCCAATCGGTGCAGAAGGCCAAGAAATACAACACGGACAGCGCGAACGCCAACGCGGTGTTGTCGGCGCAGCTGCAATACATCTTCTCGGTGTCACGCGTGGCGCACTACCTGAAGGCGATGATGCGCGACAAGATCGGCAGCTTCGCGTCGGCGCAGTCCGTAGAGAGTTTCCTGAATCGCTGGGTCTCGCAGTACGTGCTGCTGGACGACA harbors:
- the tssB gene encoding type VI secretion system contractile sheath small subunit; this encodes MAKKESVQKRLQKVRPPRVQLTYDVEKGDAIEQKELPFVVGVVGDFSAQSEAELPRLKDRKFVNIDVDNFDDVMRGLEPRAAYRVKNSLTEEGGTFGVDLKFRSIEDFRPEAVVQQVDPLRELLDIRTKLADLRNKLAGNDKLEDLLGEVLTSTEKLQQLTSETDKGGRNE
- the tssC gene encoding type VI secretion system contractile sheath large subunit; this encodes MSNSAAAQNATAAASADAQSGLLDQIVEQSRVAKSTAEHDRAKDIIGELVREVMKGTVVVSDNLSAMLDARVAELDRLISSQLSEVMHAPEFQKLESTWRGLHYLCQETDTSPMLKIKVLNTTKRDLVRDFQTAIDFDQSLMFKKVYEEEFGTFGGAPFGALLGNFEITRQPEDMYFIEQMSHVAAASHAPFIASASPELLGLDSFADLGRPRDLAKVFDTVEYTKWRSFRDSEDSRYVGLTMPRFLGRLPYDPVEGTTVEGFNFVEDVDGTDHSKYLWCNAAWAFGARLTAAFADFGWCAAIRGVEGGGLVENLPTHTFKTDDGEIALKCPTEIAITDRREKELSDQGLIPLVHCKNSDYAAFFGAQSVQKAKKYNTDSANANAVLSAQLQYIFSVSRVAHYLKAMMRDKIGSFASAQSVESFLNRWVSQYVLLDDNATQEQKAQFPLREASVQVAEVPGRPGVFRAVAFLRPHFQLDELSISLRLVAELPAQAQKS
- the tssJ gene encoding type VI secretion system lipoprotein TssJ; protein product: MSKHIHLSRLFAVAACTLASTAITGCAAVSAIGAVAGLTGNAMEMAGLKKQENAPVEVKLTVHAGENLNAGSGQATAVVTKIYYLKNPEQFQRAPLTQLIDTAQEKTALGETVLGSRELTLTPGQRVETVEKVPKQAEYIAVAGLFYAPAPMRWKYVFKVDDVEDSGIVLGAHACALTVATGTPTLPAGIPTYDPSRLSGVQCPG